A genomic region of uncultured Paludibaculum sp. contains the following coding sequences:
- a CDS encoding trypsin-like peptidase domain-containing protein codes for MLTKLILGAVATSLLLLAQTQPQPVAAGGEFAALSGSFQGLSRRVHTSVVKVTAVGYRQLEGDETDEPGVAARQQSSGSGVIIDESGFIVTNAHVVIGAQRVQVSLPTTVESNSGTRRSAVRPTGRIMRAELVGLDLETDVALLKVNERGLPALRLADSDTVEQGQLVLAFGSPMGLDNSVTMGVVSSPARQLKPDDPMIYIQTDAPINPGNSGGPLVDSSGNVVGINTLILTQSGGSEGIGFAVPSNIVANVVDQIRKSGRVVRGEIGVTAQTISPSLAEGLKLGQNWGVVIGDVEPEGEGEKAGLRVGDIIYSLNGKIMENARQFNINVYRPAIGETVNLEIVRGKRRLAVTVKVVERHDEATTYAELASREENLVSELGIFVVDLTPKLREQVEPIRRETGGLLVAARHADGPLLEDGFKAGDVIYSINGSNVSSVAALRQLLRKMKSADPIAVQIERAGKLRFVSFELP; via the coding sequence TTGCTGACTAAATTGATCCTCGGAGCCGTCGCCACTTCGCTGCTCTTGCTCGCGCAAACGCAGCCTCAGCCCGTCGCCGCCGGAGGCGAGTTTGCCGCCCTCAGTGGTAGCTTTCAGGGCCTGAGCCGGCGCGTCCATACCTCGGTCGTCAAGGTCACCGCAGTCGGCTACCGCCAGCTCGAAGGCGACGAAACCGACGAGCCCGGCGTCGCCGCCCGCCAGCAGAGCTCCGGCTCCGGAGTCATCATCGACGAATCCGGCTTCATCGTCACCAACGCTCACGTCGTCATTGGCGCTCAACGCGTCCAGGTCAGCCTGCCCACTACGGTCGAGAGCAACTCGGGCACCCGCCGCTCCGCCGTCCGCCCCACGGGCCGCATTATGCGCGCCGAACTCGTCGGGCTCGACCTCGAAACCGACGTCGCCCTCCTCAAGGTGAACGAAAGAGGACTCCCCGCCCTCCGCCTGGCCGACTCCGACACCGTCGAGCAGGGCCAACTCGTCCTCGCCTTCGGCAGTCCCATGGGTCTCGACAATTCTGTCACCATGGGCGTCGTCAGCTCCCCCGCGCGCCAGTTGAAACCCGACGACCCGATGATCTACATCCAGACCGACGCGCCCATCAATCCCGGCAACAGTGGCGGCCCGCTGGTCGACTCCTCCGGCAATGTCGTCGGCATCAACACCCTCATCCTCACGCAGTCCGGTGGTAGCGAAGGCATTGGTTTCGCCGTACCTTCCAACATCGTGGCCAATGTCGTCGACCAGATTCGCAAGTCCGGCCGCGTCGTCCGCGGCGAGATCGGAGTCACTGCCCAGACCATCTCCCCATCCCTGGCCGAAGGTCTGAAGCTCGGTCAGAATTGGGGCGTTGTCATCGGCGACGTCGAACCGGAAGGGGAAGGTGAAAAGGCCGGTCTGCGTGTCGGCGACATCATCTACAGCCTCAACGGCAAGATCATGGAGAACGCCCGCCAGTTCAACATCAATGTGTATCGCCCGGCCATTGGCGAGACCGTGAACCTGGAGATCGTCCGCGGCAAGCGCCGGCTGGCCGTCACGGTCAAGGTAGTCGAGCGCCACGACGAAGCTACCACCTACGCGGAGCTCGCCAGCCGCGAGGAGAACCTCGTCTCCGAGCTCGGCATCTTTGTCGTCGACTTAACCCCCAAGCTGCGGGAACAGGTGGAACCCATCAGACGCGAAACAGGCGGCCTGTTGGTGGCCGCCCGTCATGCGGATGGTCCTCTGCTGGAGGATGGGTTCAAGGCCGGCGACGTAATCTACTCGATCAATGGCTCCAATGTCTCTTCGGTGGCGGCCTTGCGCCAGCTCCTGAGAAAGATGAAGTCCGCGGACCCTATAGCCGTCCAGATCGAGCGTGCCGGCAAACTACGCTTCGTCAGCTTTGAGCTGCCGTAA